A single window of Halobacillus naozhouensis DNA harbors:
- the mnhG gene encoding monovalent cation/H(+) antiporter subunit G: MLLLSGIWINAVLDILICLCLLFGTFFIVSTALGVLRFPDVYTRLHAATKSSTLGITGILIGAFLFMYVEHGIVSGKLLLGILFILLTAPVTGHVLGRSAYYSRVPLSDKSVEDEYKSNLEKVKEH; encoded by the coding sequence GTGTTATTATTGAGCGGGATATGGATTAACGCTGTACTTGATATTCTGATTTGTCTTTGTCTGCTCTTTGGGACATTTTTTATAGTGTCTACGGCTTTAGGTGTGTTAAGATTTCCAGACGTGTACACACGACTTCACGCAGCCACTAAGAGCTCAACGTTAGGAATTACGGGTATTCTTATCGGGGCTTTCCTGTTTATGTACGTTGAGCATGGGATTGTCAGCGGAAAGTTATTGTTGGGCATCCTTTTCATCCTGTTAACAGCCCCAGTTACAGGGCATGTTCTTGGGAGGTCTGCTTACTATAGTCGAGTTCCTTTAAGTGATAAAAGTGTTGAAGATGAATATAAAAGTAATTTAGAAAAAGTAAAAGAACACTAA
- a CDS encoding YrhC family protein, with protein MKSAESIENKITDYKRFTLTLLILSSYLYIGVLISIYEYHSSAYLYLLVMIAGLLGSAFMLVLKLKKLRQRLLEE; from the coding sequence ATGAAGTCTGCCGAATCGATCGAGAACAAAATTACAGATTATAAACGTTTTACGTTAACGTTACTCATATTGAGCAGCTATTTATATATTGGCGTACTGATAAGTATCTATGAATATCATTCTTCAGCTTATCTTTATTTGCTAGTCATGATCGCAGGGTTATTAGGTTCCGCATTTATGCTAGTTCTCAAGTTGAAGAAACTGCGCCAGCGTTTACTTGAAGAATAG
- a CDS encoding Na+/H+ antiporter subunit A, producing the protein MLLAVLLPFIIAIFIPFLSKWKDKFHTGFIVTAVPTVIFIYFAQFLGSGFDPVSREYTWIPSLNMNIVFYLDGLSLLFVLLISGIGSLVAFYSIYYLHKSEQLGHFYVYFLLFMGSMLGVVLSDNVFVLYTFWEFTSLSSFLLIGYWHYKEGSRYGALKSMLITVFGGLSLLGALVFMSVITGTSSIQQMILQQELILNHQFFPLILVLILLGAFTKSAQFPFHIWLPDAMEAPTPVSAYLHSATMVKAGLFLVARFSPMLSTSDWFFIIVSSVGIVTLCWGSYMAVRQTDLKAILAFSTISQLGMIMAMLGFGTKVAVFAAVFHILNHATFKGSLFMVAGIVDHETGSRDIRKLGGLMTFLPITATLALFASFSMAGVPLPFLNGFYSKELFFDSAIHLQQTTTGFIAFLKTAFPYLAVFGSIFTFVYSMYFFFGTFRGKANVHELPKKPHEAPFGMLVSPMILVAGVIVIGLFPQLINEPLIAHAASAVKGFDLPGHHIAFWHGIKLPLIMSLTVIVFGTVLVLSMSKWQGIYRFIPGGLSLNKFYDGLVDRTVEYSSALTKGYMNGSIGRYVRLIVGAIIIGSFGIMIATNGFRLETGNLAEVTITELFVAVMMVIAAIGTIIVRNRIAAILILGVVGYGLSLLFVIYRAPDLALTQFIIETVTLALFLLVFYHLPKFENHTQSAKTKTVNLIISIGFGALMTMVAISAHSSKMFDSIASYFIENSYKLGGGDNIVNVILVDMRGLDTLFEITVLGIAAMAIYGLIRLRGNRKGD; encoded by the coding sequence ATGCTATTGGCTGTACTATTGCCTTTTATTATTGCCATTTTTATCCCATTCCTAAGCAAATGGAAAGATAAATTTCATACTGGCTTCATTGTAACCGCTGTACCCACTGTGATTTTTATTTATTTTGCTCAATTTTTAGGTTCGGGATTTGATCCGGTATCAAGAGAATATACTTGGATACCATCGTTAAATATGAATATCGTCTTTTATTTAGACGGATTGAGCTTATTATTTGTTCTGCTAATAAGCGGAATCGGTTCCCTAGTTGCTTTTTATTCGATCTATTATCTACATAAATCAGAGCAGCTAGGACATTTTTACGTTTACTTTCTATTATTTATGGGATCGATGTTAGGAGTAGTCCTTTCCGATAACGTGTTCGTGCTATATACGTTTTGGGAGTTTACTTCGTTGTCATCCTTCTTACTTATTGGTTATTGGCACTATAAAGAGGGATCTAGATACGGTGCCCTAAAGTCAATGTTGATCACTGTATTTGGCGGTCTCAGCTTACTGGGTGCCTTAGTTTTCATGAGTGTGATTACAGGGACATCAAGCATTCAGCAGATGATTCTTCAGCAGGAGCTTATTCTGAATCACCAATTCTTCCCTCTAATCCTTGTTTTAATTTTATTAGGTGCTTTTACAAAGTCGGCACAGTTTCCATTTCATATCTGGCTGCCAGATGCAATGGAGGCTCCAACTCCTGTCAGTGCGTACCTGCACTCGGCAACAATGGTTAAAGCCGGACTCTTTTTAGTGGCCAGATTTTCACCTATGTTATCAACATCTGATTGGTTTTTTATCATTGTCTCAAGTGTTGGGATTGTTACACTATGTTGGGGGTCCTATATGGCCGTACGTCAAACCGATCTCAAAGCCATCCTGGCCTTCTCGACAATCAGTCAACTTGGAATGATTATGGCCATGCTTGGATTTGGAACAAAGGTTGCCGTATTTGCAGCCGTCTTCCACATCTTGAATCATGCAACCTTTAAAGGAAGCTTGTTTATGGTCGCCGGGATTGTTGATCATGAAACAGGTTCGCGCGATATTCGTAAACTTGGTGGACTGATGACATTCCTTCCGATCACTGCAACATTAGCCCTGTTCGCTTCCTTTTCTATGGCAGGTGTCCCATTGCCATTCTTAAACGGGTTTTACAGTAAAGAATTATTCTTTGATTCTGCAATTCATTTACAACAAACTACAACTGGATTCATTGCTTTTCTAAAAACAGCCTTCCCTTACCTGGCCGTTTTCGGAAGTATCTTCACGTTCGTCTATTCTATGTATTTCTTTTTCGGGACATTCAGAGGGAAAGCGAACGTGCACGAGCTTCCTAAGAAGCCGCATGAAGCACCATTTGGAATGCTCGTATCACCGATGATCTTAGTGGCTGGAGTCATTGTCATTGGACTCTTTCCTCAATTGATCAATGAACCCTTGATCGCCCATGCGGCTTCAGCCGTAAAAGGCTTTGATCTTCCTGGTCATCACATAGCCTTTTGGCATGGAATTAAACTGCCGCTGATTATGTCACTGACCGTGATCGTATTTGGTACGGTTCTTGTCCTATCTATGAGTAAATGGCAAGGAATCTACCGGTTTATCCCTGGGGGCTTAAGCCTCAATAAATTCTATGATGGACTCGTTGATCGAACAGTAGAATACTCTTCTGCTTTAACTAAGGGCTATATGAACGGTTCGATCGGTCGGTATGTCCGCTTAATTGTAGGAGCGATTATTATTGGCAGCTTCGGCATCATGATAGCAACAAATGGGTTTCGTCTGGAAACTGGGAACCTTGCCGAAGTGACTATAACAGAATTGTTTGTGGCAGTGATGATGGTCATTGCCGCTATCGGCACGATCATAGTCAGAAACCGAATTGCTGCGATTCTCATTTTAGGGGTTGTAGGATATGGTCTCTCGCTCTTGTTCGTCATCTATCGAGCTCCCGACCTGGCTCTGACTCAATTTATTATCGAAACCGTTACACTGGCCCTGTTCTTGCTTGTGTTTTATCACTTGCCCAAGTTTGAGAACCATACTCAATCCGCAAAGACTAAAACTGTTAATTTAATTATCTCAATCGGCTTTGGAGCCCTCATGACGATGGTGGCCATTTCTGCCCATAGCAGCAAGATGTTTGATTCGATTGCCAGTTATTTTATCGAAAACTCTTATAAACTCGGCGGTGGAGATAATATTGTTAATGTGATTCTAGTGGACATGCGCGGACTGGATACATTGTTTGAAATTACTGTACTTGGAATAGCCGCGATGGCCATCTATGGACTGATTCGATTACGTGGAAACAGGAAGGGGGATTAA
- a CDS encoding Na(+)/H(+) antiporter subunit C, whose product MEIVMAVLAGILFTTAVYNLLQKQMLRIIIGTALLSHGAHLFILTMGELKRDKPPILSEGVENYTDPLPQALILTSIVISFGITSLLLVLAYRTSKINGTDNMEQLRGNDYE is encoded by the coding sequence ATGGAAATCGTTATGGCCGTTCTTGCTGGTATTTTATTTACCACAGCCGTTTATAACCTCCTCCAGAAGCAGATGCTTCGTATTATCATAGGTACAGCGCTGCTTTCTCACGGTGCACATTTATTTATCCTGACTATGGGAGAGCTGAAAAGAGATAAACCACCTATTCTTTCGGAAGGGGTTGAAAATTATACGGACCCGCTTCCACAAGCATTAATTCTCACTTCCATTGTGATCAGCTTTGGGATCACGAGTTTATTACTCGTCCTAGCTTATCGAACATCTAAAATCAATGGTACAGATAATATGGAGCAATTGAGAGGTAACGATTATGAGTAA
- a CDS encoding sporulation histidine kinase inhibitor Sda — translation MKQLSDTLLLQSYHKAIELNLSQDFIKQIEEEIHERSIAHLINKKLNHVG, via the coding sequence ATGAAGCAATTATCTGATACCCTGTTACTACAATCTTACCACAAAGCTATCGAACTCAATCTATCACAAGATTTTATTAAACAAATCGAAGAAGAAATACACGAACGCTCTATTGCCCATTTAATTAATAAGAAATTAAATCATGTAGGATAA
- the sigK gene encoding RNA polymerase sporulation sigma factor SigK, with translation MSSLIASILYFFKESLLFMSYVKNQAFPNPLSKEEEARQLKLMEEGSREARDTLIEHNLRLVAHIVKKFENTKEDFEDLISIGTIGLIKGIESYSTGKGTKLATYAARCIENEILMHLRSTKKMNKDISLQDPIGHDKEGNELNLLDILQADVEDIVEEIQLHMELEQIKEFITVLDEREKEVIVFRYGLGDTDERTQREIAKELGISRSYVSRIEKRALMKIFHEFYKQSKQGKSS, from the coding sequence GTGAGCAGTCTAATCGCTTCCATACTTTATTTCTTTAAGGAATCGCTTCTATTCATGTCGTATGTCAAAAATCAGGCTTTCCCCAACCCACTGTCGAAAGAGGAAGAGGCCAGACAGCTTAAACTTATGGAGGAAGGCAGCCGCGAAGCAAGAGACACTTTAATTGAGCATAATTTAAGACTCGTAGCTCATATTGTCAAAAAGTTTGAAAATACAAAGGAGGATTTCGAGGATTTAATTTCAATTGGAACGATAGGTTTGATAAAAGGCATAGAGAGCTATTCTACGGGGAAGGGAACCAAATTGGCCACGTATGCTGCAAGATGTATTGAAAATGAAATCCTGATGCATTTACGTTCCACTAAGAAGATGAATAAAGACATCTCTTTGCAAGATCCGATCGGTCATGACAAAGAAGGAAATGAATTAAACTTGCTCGATATTTTGCAAGCAGATGTCGAGGATATTGTGGAAGAAATACAGCTTCACATGGAGCTTGAACAAATCAAGGAGTTTATCACCGTATTAGATGAACGGGAAAAAGAGGTGATTGTTTTCCGTTACGGACTTGGAGACACTGATGAGCGAACCCAGCGGGAGATTGCTAAGGAGCTTGGCATTTCGAGAAGCTATGTTTCCCGAATCGAGAAGAGAGCCTTAATGAAAATCTTTCATGAATTTTATAAACAAAGCAAACAAGGTAAATCTTCTTAA
- a CDS encoding monovalent cation/H+ antiporter complex subunit F, which translates to MGDILNLTQSLIDISVIIAIIGVSISLLLLLYRTVKGPTNSDRAVALDTIGVNIMALAGLIAIHLVTTKVNDVILLIGILLFIGNVGLAKFLEKGVIIERDMD; encoded by the coding sequence ATGGGAGATATTTTAAATCTCACCCAATCACTTATCGACATCTCTGTGATTATCGCAATCATAGGTGTTTCTATTTCCTTGCTTTTGCTTCTTTATCGCACGGTGAAGGGACCGACCAATTCGGACCGTGCTGTGGCCCTTGACACCATTGGGGTTAACATTATGGCACTTGCAGGATTAATCGCCATCCACCTCGTAACCACTAAAGTAAATGATGTCATTTTGCTTATCGGAATCTTGCTGTTCATTGGAAATGTAGGATTGGCCAAATTTCTAGAAAAGGGTGTTATTATTGAGCGGGATATGGATTAA
- the udk gene encoding uridine kinase produces the protein MSDKPVVIGVAGGTGSGKTSVTRSIIQRFADKTILMVEQDYYYKDQSHLPLEERLKTNYDHPLAFDNDLLIDHLNDLIQQKTVSKPVYDYKMHTRSEETIKIEPKEVIIVEGILVLEDARLRDLMDIKVFVDTDADVRIIRRMMRDINERGRTLDSVIEQYTNVVRPMHLQFVEPTKRYADLIIPEGGQNHVAIDLMATKIQTVLYEKGQKLSKENS, from the coding sequence ATGAGTGATAAACCTGTTGTAATTGGTGTAGCTGGAGGGACAGGCTCTGGCAAGACAAGTGTAACCCGTTCTATTATTCAGCGTTTTGCTGATAAGACAATTCTTATGGTTGAGCAAGATTATTATTATAAGGATCAGAGTCATCTTCCTCTTGAAGAAAGGTTGAAGACAAACTATGACCATCCTCTGGCTTTTGATAATGATTTACTCATCGACCATTTAAACGATCTGATTCAACAAAAGACAGTTTCAAAACCTGTTTACGATTATAAGATGCACACGAGGTCTGAAGAAACGATCAAGATTGAACCTAAGGAAGTCATTATTGTCGAAGGAATATTAGTATTAGAGGACGCTCGGCTACGTGATTTAATGGATATTAAAGTGTTTGTGGATACCGATGCTGACGTTCGAATTATACGAAGAATGATGCGTGATATTAATGAACGAGGACGGACATTGGATTCGGTCATTGAACAATATACGAATGTGGTGCGGCCCATGCATCTTCAGTTTGTGGAGCCAACGAAGCGATATGCTGACTTGATCATCCCAGAAGGCGGTCAGAATCATGTAGCCATTGATTTAATGGCTACGAAGATCCAGACGGTTCTATATGAAAAAGGACAAAAACTTAGTAAAGAAAATAGTTGA
- the mtnN gene encoding 5'-methylthioadenosine/S-adenosylhomocysteine nucleosidase, protein MAIGIIGAMDEEIELLKNKMTMEETVEAAGSVFIKGLLCDQPVVLLKSGIGKVNAAIATTILHERFTIDRVINTGSAGGFAKELEVGDLVISTLVTHHDVDVTAFKYEYGQVPGLPAMYPADSVLMEKAMEAVKSTDAKAKKGIIATGDSFMQEEARVNFVRGKFPEMIAAEMEAAAIAQVCYKYSTPFVVIRALSDIAGKESSISFDQFLPKAATNAATMIMKMLSSLD, encoded by the coding sequence ATGGCGATCGGAATAATCGGAGCAATGGACGAAGAAATAGAACTACTAAAAAACAAAATGACCATGGAGGAAACCGTCGAAGCGGCAGGGAGTGTGTTTATAAAAGGCTTATTATGTGATCAGCCAGTTGTCCTGCTAAAATCAGGAATTGGAAAAGTAAATGCTGCAATTGCAACGACGATTTTGCATGAAAGGTTTACCATTGATCGCGTTATTAATACGGGTTCAGCGGGAGGATTTGCGAAGGAACTGGAAGTCGGAGATCTGGTGATTTCTACACTGGTTACTCATCACGATGTGGATGTGACAGCCTTTAAATATGAATACGGACAAGTTCCTGGACTACCCGCTATGTATCCGGCAGATTCTGTTTTGATGGAGAAGGCGATGGAGGCCGTGAAGTCAACAGATGCGAAGGCGAAAAAAGGGATCATTGCTACAGGTGATTCTTTTATGCAAGAGGAAGCTCGTGTCAACTTTGTACGAGGTAAATTCCCTGAGATGATTGCTGCAGAGATGGAAGCCGCAGCGATCGCCCAGGTATGCTATAAATATAGTACGCCCTTCGTTGTGATCCGGGCTCTTTCAGACATCGCTGGGAAGGAATCTTCCATTTCATTTGACCAATTCCTTCCAAAGGCGGCAACGAATGCTGCAACGATGATCATGAAGATGCTTTCATCACTAGACTAG
- the greA gene encoding transcription elongation factor GreA, with translation MAQEKSYYMTEEGKVKLQEELEHLKNERRKEVVERIKEARGFGDLSENSEYDAAKDEQAFVEARIQHVENMIRHAVIIENDNDNPDMVSMGKSVTFQELPDGDEETYTIVGSAEADPFEGKISNDSPMAQSLIGHEVGDQVTVVTPGGELDVKIVSVTTK, from the coding sequence ATGGCACAAGAGAAAAGCTATTATATGACTGAAGAAGGTAAAGTAAAGCTTCAAGAAGAACTTGAGCATTTAAAAAATGAACGCCGAAAAGAAGTGGTTGAACGAATTAAAGAAGCACGCGGGTTCGGTGATTTATCTGAGAACTCTGAGTATGATGCTGCAAAGGATGAACAAGCTTTTGTGGAAGCGAGAATCCAGCATGTTGAAAATATGATCCGTCATGCGGTTATCATTGAAAATGATAATGACAATCCTGATATGGTATCCATGGGTAAATCGGTTACCTTTCAAGAGCTTCCAGACGGCGATGAGGAGACTTATACGATCGTAGGAAGCGCCGAAGCTGATCCCTTCGAAGGGAAAATTAGTAATGATTCACCAATGGCTCAAAGTTTAATCGGTCATGAAGTAGGAGATCAGGTAACTGTAGTGACTCCAGGCGGAGAACTTGATGTCAAGATTGTATCTGTGACAACTAAGTAA
- a CDS encoding Na+/H+ antiporter subunit D — MSNLISLPIILPLLAGIIVAFFANKLPLARAISKVIALTNLAVTGFILYRIYQNGPIILETGDWAAPYGIILVGDMLSITLAFTTNLVAVACVFYASKSLTEQQESYYFYSFFFLLITGVSGAFITGDIFNLFVFFEVLLMASYGLIVLGNGRAQLRESMKYVLINLFSSMVFVTTVSFLYSVVGTLNMAHIAERVQEVDQQGILTTIGILLFFVFATKAAVFPLYYWLPNSYSAPNPVVSALFGALLTKVGIYSILRVFTLIFAWEADLTHTLFIYLAAFTMIFGVIGALSTNNIKLIMAYNIIPAVGFMIMGIGIFTETSISGTVYYLIHDMVIKAAFFLLIGVIVYAAGTSDLRKIKGLIHHYPVLGWFFFIATLVLAGIPPFSGFIGKLLLIRGALAQEEILIVIVALISSLLILFSMIRIFIQGFWGEKTQLAHPERKQAANKMTWPIGFLLSISVLLGVGAEWFYPSVEWIGEYLMNPQIYIDSVLKE, encoded by the coding sequence ATGAGTAATTTAATATCACTTCCCATTATCCTGCCGCTTCTGGCAGGAATTATAGTCGCATTTTTTGCAAATAAGTTACCGCTGGCACGAGCGATATCAAAAGTGATTGCTTTAACAAACCTGGCTGTGACCGGTTTTATTCTTTATCGAATTTACCAAAATGGACCCATTATTCTTGAAACCGGTGACTGGGCAGCTCCCTATGGCATTATCCTCGTAGGGGACATGTTATCGATAACGCTCGCTTTCACTACCAACCTTGTCGCCGTTGCCTGCGTTTTTTATGCATCAAAATCCTTGACGGAACAACAGGAATCTTATTATTTTTACAGCTTTTTCTTCTTGTTGATTACTGGGGTCAGTGGTGCATTTATAACAGGGGATATTTTCAACCTGTTTGTGTTTTTTGAAGTGTTGCTGATGGCATCCTATGGCCTAATCGTGCTTGGAAATGGACGAGCTCAACTTCGTGAGTCGATGAAATATGTATTGATCAATCTGTTTTCTTCCATGGTTTTTGTCACAACAGTTTCTTTCTTGTATTCGGTTGTAGGAACATTGAATATGGCTCACATTGCTGAGCGTGTTCAGGAAGTGGATCAGCAAGGAATCCTGACGACAATCGGTATTTTATTATTCTTTGTGTTTGCCACGAAGGCAGCCGTCTTTCCATTGTATTATTGGCTCCCCAACTCCTATAGCGCGCCCAACCCTGTTGTATCAGCATTATTTGGGGCTTTATTGACGAAAGTAGGAATTTATTCGATCCTAAGAGTTTTCACATTGATCTTTGCCTGGGAAGCAGATTTAACCCATACCCTCTTCATTTATTTAGCAGCTTTCACAATGATTTTTGGTGTGATCGGTGCTTTATCAACGAATAATATAAAATTGATTATGGCTTACAATATTATTCCAGCAGTAGGGTTTATGATAATGGGGATAGGTATTTTTACGGAAACATCGATCAGTGGTACGGTTTACTATTTAATTCATGATATGGTGATCAAGGCCGCATTCTTTTTATTAATTGGAGTTATCGTCTACGCAGCCGGAACCTCCGACTTAAGAAAAATAAAAGGGTTGATTCATCATTACCCTGTGCTCGGCTGGTTTTTCTTTATTGCCACTCTCGTCCTTGCAGGTATTCCTCCGTTTAGCGGATTCATTGGAAAGCTTCTCCTCATCCGGGGAGCCTTGGCTCAGGAGGAGATTTTGATTGTCATTGTTGCTCTCATCTCCAGCCTGCTCATTCTCTTTTCCATGATCAGAATCTTTATTCAAGGATTCTGGGGAGAGAAAACACAGCTTGCTCATCCTGAGCGAAAGCAGGCTGCCAATAAGATGACCTGGCCAATTGGATTTCTGTTATCCATTTCTGTGCTTCTCGGGGTAGGGGCTGAGTGGTTTTACCCTTCTGTTGAATGGATAGGTGAATATTTAATGAATCCGCAAATTTATATCGATTCTGTTCTAAAGGAGTAG
- a CDS encoding YrrS family protein — protein MSEKESSFSRANRFEKKRKGTRLVTWLAGAGALLIVVFIASFIFGGESEQTASNQQADNGNSSNDQELNVITDEQEEQDSESSQQKDKEQEKNKKEEDAVIKESDKKNVDRVITKDWEPVATEQQTSGNHTVTYEKSSQDWQEILQAASKATSIDTSNMIAWRVENGGGPQKVEATVSDKAQQQTYRVYIHWVEGAGYKPVKVEELASNPYQ, from the coding sequence ATGAGTGAAAAAGAATCTTCTTTTTCAAGAGCAAACCGATTTGAGAAAAAAAGAAAAGGTACTAGACTGGTCACATGGCTCGCAGGGGCAGGAGCATTGTTGATCGTTGTATTTATAGCCTCCTTTATTTTTGGAGGAGAAAGTGAGCAGACAGCCAGTAATCAGCAAGCAGATAATGGTAATTCTTCTAATGATCAAGAATTAAACGTAATAACGGACGAACAAGAAGAACAGGATAGTGAGTCCTCACAACAAAAAGATAAAGAACAAGAGAAAAATAAAAAGGAAGAAGACGCGGTCATTAAAGAAAGTGATAAGAAAAATGTAGACCGTGTGATTACTAAAGATTGGGAACCGGTCGCGACAGAGCAGCAAACCAGTGGCAACCATACCGTGACCTATGAAAAGTCCTCTCAGGATTGGCAGGAAATCTTACAAGCTGCAAGTAAGGCTACTTCAATCGATACGAGCAACATGATTGCCTGGCGAGTGGAAAACGGGGGCGGACCGCAGAAAGTAGAAGCCACTGTCTCAGATAAAGCGCAACAGCAGACGTATCGTGTTTATATACACTGGGTAGAAGGTGCAGGCTATAAACCAGTTAAAGTAGAAGAGCTGGCAAGTAACCCTTATCAGTAG
- a CDS encoding YqeG family HAD IIIA-type phosphatase, protein MFKHFLPNEHVQSIHDIDPEDLIRKGIKGIITDLDNTLVAWDEPDATEEIVNWFRLMNHHGIQVTIASNNNENRVKLFSEPLNTSFIHSARKPLSRAFKRARKEMKIQKNEIVVVGDQLMTDVLGGNVAGLYTILVVPIVETDGFWTRFNRRIERRILSWMKRKGKITWEEGNGQ, encoded by the coding sequence ATGTTTAAACATTTTTTACCTAATGAGCATGTACAAAGCATACATGATATAGACCCAGAGGATTTAATACGGAAAGGGATCAAAGGGATTATTACAGATTTAGATAATACTCTTGTTGCTTGGGATGAGCCCGATGCAACAGAGGAAATCGTAAACTGGTTTCGACTCATGAATCATCATGGTATTCAAGTTACGATTGCCTCAAACAATAATGAAAATCGTGTGAAATTATTTTCCGAACCATTGAATACATCGTTTATTCACAGTGCCCGAAAGCCATTATCGAGAGCATTTAAACGAGCCAGGAAAGAGATGAAAATCCAGAAAAACGAAATTGTCGTAGTAGGAGATCAACTGATGACAGATGTTTTAGGAGGAAACGTGGCAGGGTTATATACTATATTAGTTGTACCGATTGTTGAAACGGACGGCTTTTGGACTCGTTTTAACAGGAGAATTGAACGGAGAATTTTAAGTTGGATGAAACGTAAAGGTAAGATTACTTGGGAGGAGGGAAACGGCCAATGA
- a CDS encoding O-methyltransferase translates to MEQNAYLQSLLPESSEALKQLEHEARKQGVPIMEPLGIQFLMQLIRLHKPNKLLEIGTAIGYSALRMHEAAPNSSITTIERDGERFEQAVENVCKFQVQDCIEIFHGDALDLKNKVSQSAPFDFIFIDAAKGKYEEFFHLYAPLLSENGMIVTDNVLFKGYVADDRQATKRMAKLAKKIRNFNQWLAAQEQYHTSVVPIGDGVAITVKNHNYTN, encoded by the coding sequence ATGGAACAAAATGCGTACTTGCAATCTTTACTGCCGGAATCGTCCGAAGCACTAAAACAATTAGAACATGAGGCACGTAAACAGGGAGTCCCCATTATGGAACCTTTAGGCATTCAATTCTTGATGCAGCTAATCCGTTTGCACAAACCAAATAAGCTGCTTGAGATTGGTACGGCGATTGGATACTCTGCGCTTCGAATGCACGAGGCTGCTCCAAACAGCTCGATTACGACGATAGAAAGAGATGGGGAGCGTTTTGAGCAAGCGGTTGAAAATGTCTGCAAATTTCAGGTGCAAGATTGTATTGAGATTTTTCATGGTGATGCACTAGACTTAAAAAATAAAGTGAGTCAATCCGCTCCCTTTGATTTCATTTTTATAGATGCTGCCAAAGGTAAATATGAAGAGTTTTTCCATTTATATGCCCCACTGTTATCGGAAAACGGGATGATTGTTACTGATAACGTTCTGTTTAAAGGATATGTGGCAGACGACCGCCAGGCCACAAAACGAATGGCAAAATTGGCTAAGAAGATTCGAAATTTCAACCAATGGTTGGCAGCTCAAGAACAATATCATACATCGGTTGTTCCGATTGGTGATGGAGTAGCCATTACTGTTAAGAACCATAACTATACAAATTAA
- a CDS encoding Na+/H+ antiporter subunit E, translated as MPFQIVINLILAAMWMFLSETYNVKTFIVGYLLGIALLFLLQRFIPDAFYMKKAGKVIKLILLFIRELILSNIDIVKHVYRPKLDIQPGIFALPTELKSNWEITLLANLITLTPGTLSLVISDDYSVIYVHAMDIADVEESISEIKETFEKAIMEVTR; from the coding sequence ATGCCATTTCAAATCGTCATCAATTTGATTTTAGCTGCGATGTGGATGTTTTTAAGTGAAACTTACAATGTTAAAACATTCATTGTCGGCTACCTATTAGGAATTGCCCTGCTCTTTTTATTGCAACGATTCATTCCTGATGCTTTTTACATGAAAAAAGCAGGTAAAGTCATTAAATTAATTTTATTATTTATTCGCGAGCTTATACTATCAAATATTGATATTGTCAAACACGTTTATCGTCCAAAGCTTGATATTCAGCCTGGGATTTTTGCTCTTCCTACCGAGTTAAAAAGTAATTGGGAGATTACGCTGTTAGCAAATTTGATAACTTTAACTCCTGGAACTTTATCCTTAGTCATTAGTGATGATTATTCCGTCATCTATGTCCATGCGATGGATATTGCTGATGTCGAAGAGTCAATAAGCGAGATTAAGGAAACATTTGAGAAAGCCATCATGGAGGTGACTCGCTAA